A region of Candidatus Auribacterota bacterium DNA encodes the following proteins:
- a CDS encoding SGNH/GDSL hydrolase family protein: MRRILLAIVYSLLLSPSGTAFSQPDFSAFVTFGDSLTHNDLLGIAYDNPQDLYGEDPAEAVFSKGALPDDTLNSYAIGGSQAKDISRQIDVYELCERIGTQLRATLINFQIGGNDILNNFDELAAHAPGTDSAADGIIDTLLATMKEDMLRLYDAHQDARFIVWTIPDVTIAPKHYGALTGAEMGNVRAHIDEVNRFIRSLDQYSFVVVLDLYRLFQQIVATPPSGNGHQLVPPPAYGDYDNMFADEIHPTAVSNAMVANTIINQMNKKWKGAIPRYSAPELIHLAGISD, encoded by the coding sequence GTGAGACGCATTCTTCTGGCAATTGTATATTCGCTGCTCCTCTCTCCTTCCGGGACGGCATTCAGCCAGCCGGACTTCAGCGCATTCGTGACCTTCGGCGACAGCCTGACGCACAACGACCTGCTCGGTATTGCATACGATAACCCCCAGGACCTTTATGGCGAGGACCCGGCAGAAGCGGTCTTCTCGAAAGGGGCATTGCCTGACGACACTCTGAACAGCTATGCCATCGGCGGATCCCAGGCGAAGGATATCAGCCGGCAGATCGACGTTTATGAGCTGTGTGAGAGAATCGGGACACAACTGAGGGCGACGCTCATCAACTTCCAGATCGGGGGAAATGATATCCTGAACAATTTTGATGAACTCGCGGCACACGCGCCGGGAACGGACAGTGCGGCCGACGGCATTATCGATACCCTCCTCGCCACGATGAAAGAAGACATGCTGCGGCTCTATGACGCGCACCAAGATGCTCGATTCATCGTATGGACAATACCCGATGTCACGATCGCGCCCAAACATTATGGAGCGCTCACCGGCGCCGAGATGGGCAACGTCCGCGCGCATATCGATGAGGTCAACCGCTTCATCCGCAGTCTCGATCAATACTCATTCGTCGTCGTGCTCGATCTCTACCGGTTGTTTCAACAGATTGTCGCCACCCCCCCCTCGGGCAACGGTCATCAGCTCGTTCCTCCGCCCGCGTACGGCGATTATGACAACATGTTCGCCGACGAGATACATCCCACGGCGGTGAGCAACGCCATGGTCGCCAATACGATCATCAATCAGATGAACAAGAAATGGAAGGGCGCCATCCCTCGCTACAGTGCCCCAGAGCTTATCCATCTCGCGGGAATCTCCGACTGA
- a CDS encoding IS1634 family transposase, producing MICKLLEAYRNAEGRPRQRVVVSLGNADIPKKDHSLIAEMVERRLYGYRDLFEHRLSRRVQQWVDSIVKRIDLGGRWRSLRQRGKTSNPSETLREDDVVDGVCINHVDHTDTSSLGPSVLGLHVWKQLGMPELLQHMGFNPAQHDAAAASVINRLVEAEHALMEWIPTSALPELLGARLATSGRDRFYRVSDTLLEHQERIERHLRTLQKRLLNLDRIILIYDLTNFYFEGTARANPKARPGRSREKRDDCPQVVVGMVFDREGFELAHRIFEGNRNGSKTLVEMVEVLQAVVQEEGELQLSATPLVIVDAGVATKKNLKELRECHFDYLVNDTRRSRSNYQAEFSKGEGFETISCKDKKTHVEAKRIQDPQSTFVEGEKEVSDWLILCTSEARREKGTTILSKAEERLRVDLGKLG from the coding sequence ATGATTTGCAAGCTGCTCGAAGCATACCGTAATGCCGAGGGACGACCTCGGCAGCGGGTGGTCGTGTCGCTGGGCAATGCCGATATCCCGAAGAAAGACCACTCACTCATAGCTGAGATGGTGGAACGACGGTTGTATGGGTATCGCGACTTGTTTGAGCATCGGTTGTCCAGGCGAGTGCAGCAGTGGGTTGATAGCATCGTAAAGCGGATTGACCTGGGAGGGCGGTGGCGATCATTGCGACAACGGGGCAAAACGTCGAACCCATCTGAGACACTGCGGGAGGATGACGTAGTAGATGGGGTATGTATCAATCATGTAGATCACACCGACACAAGTTCACTGGGCCCGAGCGTGCTGGGATTACATGTATGGAAGCAGTTGGGAATGCCGGAGCTTTTGCAGCACATGGGCTTCAATCCAGCCCAGCACGATGCGGCGGCAGCCAGTGTGATCAATCGGCTGGTAGAAGCCGAGCATGCATTGATGGAGTGGATACCCACGAGCGCATTACCGGAGCTGCTGGGGGCACGACTGGCAACGAGCGGGAGGGATCGTTTTTATCGGGTCAGCGATACATTGCTTGAGCATCAGGAGAGGATCGAGAGACATCTGAGGACGTTGCAGAAGCGTTTATTGAATCTGGATCGCATCATACTAATATATGATCTGACGAATTTCTATTTTGAAGGGACCGCACGAGCAAATCCGAAGGCGCGCCCCGGAAGATCAAGAGAGAAGAGAGACGATTGTCCGCAGGTAGTTGTAGGCATGGTCTTTGATCGAGAGGGATTTGAGCTTGCCCACAGGATATTTGAGGGTAATCGAAATGGCTCAAAAACCCTGGTTGAAATGGTGGAGGTATTGCAGGCGGTTGTTCAGGAAGAGGGAGAACTGCAACTGAGCGCCACACCGCTGGTCATCGTGGATGCGGGAGTGGCGACGAAAAAGAATCTGAAGGAATTGCGGGAATGCCATTTTGATTATTTAGTAAACGATACGCGTCGCAGCCGGTCAAACTATCAGGCTGAGTTTTCAAAGGGAGAAGGATTTGAAACGATATCGTGCAAGGACAAAAAGACGCACGTTGAGGCAAAGCGGATACAGGATCCCCAAAGCACATTCGTAGAGGGAGAGAAAGAGGTCAGTGACTGGCTGATCTTATGCACGAGCGAAGCGCGCCGTGAAAAAGGAACGACGATACTCTCAAAAGCTGAGGAACGGTTGCGTGTTGATCTGGGAAAGTTGGGCTAA
- a CDS encoding thiamine pyrophosphate-dependent enzyme: protein MGARELGTSAVNTWCKGCGNFAILNAVRTVLEAIGEERGGMENIVLVSGIGCHAKIVDYLNVNSFYAIHGRVAPVAEGIKLANQNLTVIGFAGDGDSYGEGLEHLVFAAKRNVDITMIIHNNRVYGLTTGQYTPTSPLGFKGKSTPRGTKEPPLNPLELMLASGASFIARGYSNRMDLLKQTLREAIAHRGFALVDVLQVCVTFYNLYMDYNKRVYQPEGHDAGGHEAAFHKIREWDYNSQAPIALGTLYRCERPLFEGPARSEEMTLPVRAARISSLLKERI from the coding sequence ATGGGCGCGCGCGAGCTTGGCACCTCCGCGGTCAACACATGGTGCAAGGGCTGCGGCAATTTCGCCATCCTGAACGCTGTCAGAACGGTGCTCGAGGCGATCGGCGAGGAGAGGGGCGGCATGGAGAATATCGTCCTCGTCTCGGGGATCGGATGCCATGCGAAGATCGTTGATTACCTGAACGTGAACAGCTTCTACGCCATCCACGGGCGCGTGGCGCCGGTCGCCGAGGGGATAAAGCTCGCCAACCAGAACCTCACGGTCATCGGATTCGCGGGAGACGGCGATTCCTACGGCGAGGGGCTTGAGCACCTCGTGTTCGCGGCGAAGCGGAATGTGGATATCACCATGATCATCCACAACAACCGCGTATACGGCCTCACCACCGGGCAGTACACGCCGACATCGCCTCTGGGATTCAAAGGAAAGTCAACTCCTCGGGGGACAAAAGAGCCGCCCCTGAACCCGCTGGAGCTCATGCTCGCGAGCGGGGCGAGCTTCATCGCGCGTGGGTATTCGAACAGGATGGACCTCCTCAAGCAGACCCTCAGAGAAGCAATTGCGCACCGGGGATTCGCCCTCGTCGATGTCCTTCAGGTGTGCGTGACCTTCTACAACCTTTACATGGACTACAACAAGAGGGTCTACCAGCCTGAGGGTCACGATGCCGGTGGTCATGAAGCTGCATTTCACAAGATACGCGAGTGGGACTACAACTCTCAAGCCCCTATCGCCCTCGGCACCCTGTACAGGTGCGAGAGACCGCTCTTCGAGGGGCCGGCAAGGTCTGAGGAGATGACCCTGCCCGTCCGTGCGGCAAGAATAAGCTCATTGCTTAAAGAGAGGATATAG